The sequence TTTTTAAACCACCGGATCATCAATTAGTTGGTGGGCAGGTATAGAGGAAGGTGGGATCTAGTCAGTCCAGATCCCAAAAGATTGGAGCGAGTTGCTTAGCTGGCAGCAGCTTGAATAACTCCTCCAATCACCTCATCACTGGCAATCGGCTTAATTTCTATTGGCAGTATATCACTCCAGTCATTGGCGAGCGTTGCCAAAGCCGCAGGATCATCTGTTTCCAAAATAGCAAAGCCTCCACTTCCATCAACGTAGTGATAGCGAGAGTGCATTGTCATTCCCTCTGGAGATGGACCTCCAGTTTCCATAAATCTGGCTTGTACCT is a genomic window of SAR324 cluster bacterium containing:
- a CDS encoding DUF3303 family protein, encoding MFYSINWKIAPEMRNQVQARFMETGGPSPEGMTMHSRYHYVDGSGGFAILETDDPAALATLANDWSDILPIEIKPIASDEVIGGVIQAAAS